The Afipia massiliensis genome has a segment encoding these proteins:
- a CDS encoding YdeI/OmpD-associated family protein → MAPVIVDPEKIRAFKDAASFYKWLAKQHDKDDEVWIKIHKVDSGLKSITPKEAIDVVLCWGWIDGQRKGFDEQSFLQRYSPRTRNGTWSQINVDNVARLIKDGRMTEHGLKQVEAAKADGRWDRAYKSGKDMKIPADLQVAIDAEPKAKAMLAKLSEQNRFALAFRTHNMKTEAGRKKKIETFVEMLKRGETIYPQRKK, encoded by the coding sequence ATGGCGCCAGTCATAGTTGATCCCGAAAAAATTCGCGCATTCAAGGATGCCGCGAGTTTTTACAAGTGGCTCGCCAAGCAACACGACAAGGACGACGAGGTCTGGATCAAGATCCACAAGGTGGATTCTGGCCTCAAATCGATCACGCCCAAGGAGGCCATCGATGTCGTGCTGTGCTGGGGCTGGATCGACGGCCAGCGCAAGGGCTTCGACGAGCAAAGCTTCCTGCAGCGCTATTCCCCTCGCACCAGGAATGGCACCTGGAGCCAGATCAATGTCGACAACGTCGCGCGGCTCATCAAAGACGGCAGGATGACCGAGCACGGCTTGAAACAAGTCGAGGCCGCGAAGGCCGACGGGCGCTGGGATCGCGCCTACAAGAGCGGCAAGGACATGAAAATCCCCGCCGATCTGCAGGTGGCCATCGATGCTGAGCCCAAAGCCAAGGCCATGCTGGCGAAACTCAGTGAGCAGAACCGCTTCGCGCTGGCCTTCAGAACCCACAACATGAAGACTGAAGCCGGGCGGAAGAAGAAGATCGAGACGTTCGTTGAAATGCTCAAGCGCGGCGAGACGATTTACCCGCAGCGCAAGAAATGA
- a CDS encoding Vgb family protein — MKRAAAEIIREYGPFPGVQEVHGVTFDGQRVWFASGDRLNALDPESGKTVHTIDMPAHAGTAFDGRYLFQLFEKNIQKVDPKSGRVIATIPAPGNGGDSGMAWAEGSLWVGQYREKKIHQIDPETGAIQRTIESTRFVTGVTWVDGELWHGTWEGNDSELRRIDPQTGDVLEELAMPSGTGISGLESDGGDQFFCGGGPSGKLRAVRRPKRSSKTG; from the coding sequence ATGAAACGAGCAGCAGCAGAAATCATTCGCGAATACGGCCCCTTTCCCGGCGTGCAAGAAGTGCATGGCGTCACGTTCGATGGTCAAAGGGTCTGGTTTGCGTCCGGCGACAGGCTGAACGCTCTCGACCCCGAGAGCGGGAAGACCGTGCACACGATCGATATGCCCGCGCACGCGGGCACCGCCTTCGACGGCCGGTACCTGTTTCAGCTCTTCGAGAAGAATATCCAGAAAGTCGACCCGAAGTCGGGTCGTGTGATTGCGACAATCCCTGCGCCCGGTAACGGCGGAGACTCCGGGATGGCGTGGGCTGAAGGCTCGCTCTGGGTCGGACAGTACCGGGAAAAGAAGATCCATCAGATCGACCCCGAGACGGGAGCGATCCAGCGCACCATCGAGTCAACCCGCTTTGTCACCGGCGTCACCTGGGTCGATGGCGAGCTCTGGCACGGCACCTGGGAAGGCAACGACAGCGAACTGCGGCGCATCGATCCTCAAACCGGCGACGTTCTCGAAGAACTCGCCATGCCGTCAGGAACGGGCATCTCGGGACTCGAGTCCGACGGCGGCGATCAATTCTTCTGCGGCGGCGGACCGAGCGGCAAGCTGCGAGCCGTACGCCGGCCGAAGCGAAGCTCGAAGACTGGCTAA